From Corvus cornix cornix isolate S_Up_H32 chromosome 6, ASM73873v5, whole genome shotgun sequence, one genomic window encodes:
- the LCOR gene encoding ligand-dependent corepressor isoform X3 — translation MVRLCTHHQKQFIRVLNDIYTEVQPDSDSQQLSESEIMEASTCGSGCSQRSTENQDKGATCTESKLPSTLDPGQSGSDGPLYVTGQALKQPVELKSLDRAENSSPALRRDFCELPITRLRSASPKDSPTQEYLSTLNSSSLNFHHAAKTLEGQQAAGHEQEAGIRKCEDNKEQLAGKTLMEGYISVKVANVNGSEDSLDSCLGSQKSSFRALPEESWDPGFAVTPPRRADKENTLQCSSKASLHQDLDAKEQDVRPKQENHLHAVAKGKAGCHLHPADKGTLDKSKEGWLPTGAMPAAHRTPSGHPRAKTASLRSSRKSKKTSGLRINDYDNQCDVVYISQPITECHFETQRLVPSRRTARKSTRGYYFNGECCELPTVRTLVKSSRAEERVSSPALRTETLVSAKPPLVLSVEGSAGAGREGEKRVSLRLLAKVAPTSREMKERAELGSMQLRDTRALRSREAAVAMPFFSLSAPPSPQKEDSLASSLPPGSPPADGGGMTAGGTVTWEAGSSLGSSGDGSSSGQAADIAAFSVSKAHSEEEGCPGSDIQTVPDLSASPEPKSSSQPSATTDTTPLPCDGARDPALLLSSGAAELCGQCLAEPSPCSPGLQAPGELPATMDGESPLMPSATLQCGDVNKSIDAKPEAESSVMVGDGPLEQEDAVLVSTPLPKILELEAMQNNSTAGEKEPTEGEMPPDPNSSDSVPSKDSLDKKRKKGRRALVASDRCLRSQQSQSPAEGSAEDSGSSSSVQLPCLQIKFSKSPGAKRFKREVQLDEAASVHFPNDCFPNVLLKTSEGPGIGQAPESIAEQQPGEENGVTTRQTYKSILAKETAAEGENYSKDDSSANSSQSQPGEMLEISIQADSEKKNILLPPENSVPANDAEQVDVKPVNASAKDEESSDSARDLDKPVNCELVTDLPPCPSSRGGSKHLPAKTAKHKKVALQFYNLRHAPAPVDSAKKSTPGKESMQAIPKLREEHSSGNDDCPALEDIDMADSKPKFMEWCAEEENQELIAEFNTQYMKIQKGWIQLEKEVQPTPKVKNKADKLKEIWKSKKRTRKSRGSLDVQKLSPVQMLFMKAFKLSDICQWFLETTETRSLVIVKKLNTRLPGEIPPLKVPMQKYSSSSLYPSSLQAERLKKHLKKFAATTPARNNLKNQKLWAKIRENADKAEAEEATTPNQTSPTDASTKELSEDKTIQPALSLPTQASTRILRKYSNLRGKLRAQQRMVKTEKQNDGPGDHLSLENKQSRKSVCINPLMSPKLALQIKAAAFPAKSPSVDGTGKGRKGKSRSQEDSLPKVDLQLSKKKKMLKESRSTQERSSSSTKDKLPAKKATKIKHSEVSAKAPATRKQAAMERSNKLARKMSLKEKKVPKKQLEKMRLPIRKGKENTSRRAVLPPSHEELSKCPKQKPLGESSTRSQKMANKKHSSGKTLTRSMKKMQENNVSQGKRKLRAKVDCSHSKRSRLDPK, via the coding sequence ATGGTCAGACTGTGTACACATCACCAGAAGCAGTTCATCCGTGTGCTGAACGACATATACACTGAAGTACAACCAGACTCTGACAGCCAGCAGTTGTCTGAATCTGAGATCATGGAGGCCTCTACTTGTGGCTCTGGTTGTAGCCAGCGAAGCACTGAAAATCAGGATAAGGGTGCTACTTGTACTGAATCAAAGCTCCCTTCTACATTGGACCCAGGACAGTCAGGGTCCGATGGTCCCCTATATGTTACAGGACAAGCCCTGAAGCAGCCAGTGGAACTGAAGTCTCTGGACAGAGCAGAGAACTCCAGTCCTGCTTTGAGAAGGGACTTCTGCGAGCTCCCCATCACCAGGCTTCGCTCTGCTAGTCCAAAGGATAGCCCCACCCAAGAATACCTCAGCACGTTGAACTCTTCCTCTTTGAATTTCCATCATGCCGCAAAGACCCTGGAAGGGCAGCAAGCTGCTGGACATGAACAAGAAGCCGGTATCAGGAAGTGTGAGGATAATAAAGAGCAGCTAGCAGGTAAGACTCTCATGGAAGGTTATATCTCAGTCAAAGTGGCAAATGTGAATGGCAGCGAGGACAGCTTAGACAGCTGTCTGGGGTCCCAAAAGAGCTCTTTCAGGGCTCTGCCAGAGGAATCCTGGGATCCTGGCTTTGCAGTGACCCCCCCTCGCAGAGCCGACAAAGAGAACACTTTGCAATGCAGCTCGAAAGCATCTTTGCACCAGGACTTAGACGCAAAAGAACAAGATGTGAGACCAAAGCAAGAAAACCACCTGCATGCCGTGGCCAAGGGCAAGGCAGGCTGCCACCTGCATCCAGCCGACAAGGGCACACTCGACAAGTCCAAAGAGGGCTGGCTGCCCACTGGCGCCATGCCAGCTGCTCACCGGACCCCCAGTGGGCACCCCCGTGCCAAGACAGCCTCCCTCAGGTCCTCTCGGAAGAGCAAGAAGACATCGGGGTTGAGGATCAATGACTACGACAACCAGTGTGATGTGGTGTACATCAGCCAGCCCATCACCGAGTGCCATTTCGAGACCCAGCGGCTGGTGCCGTCCCGCAGGACGGCGAGGAAGAGCACGCGGGGGTATTACTTCAACGGGGAGTGCTGTGAGCTCCCCACTGTCCGCACGCTGGTTAAGAGCTCCCGGGCGGAGGAGAGGGTGAGCAGCCCGGCACTGCGAACAGAGACCCTCGTAAGTGCGAAGCCACCCCTGGTGCTGTCGGTGGAGGGGTCTGCAGGGGCAGGACGGGAGGGTGAGAAGAGGGTTTCCCTGAGGCTCCTGGCTAAAGTGGCACCAACCAGTCgagaaatgaaagagagagctgagctgggctccaTGCAGCTCCGGGATACCCGAGCACTTCGGTCGAGGGAAGCTGCCGTGGCCATGCcattcttctccctctctgctccaccCAGCCCCCAGAAAGAGGACAGCTTAGCCAGCTCACTGCCCCCTGGCTCCCCTCCTGCTGACGGAGGGGGGATGACAGCAGGAGGCACTGTCACCTGGGAGGCTGGCAGTAGCCTGGGCTCCTCtggggatggcagcagcagtgggcaggCTGCTGATATTGCTGCCTTTTCAGTCTCAAAAGCACACAGTGAGGAGGAAGGTTGTCCAGGCTCTGACATACAAACTGTTCCAGACCTCTCTGCCAGCCCAGAGCCAAAGTCCTCCTCACAGCCCTCTGCCACTACAGACACAACACCTCTGCCCTGTGATGGTGCCAGGGATCCTGCCCTGCTTCTAAGCTCAGgggctgctgagctctgtgggcAGTGTCTGGCAGAGCCCTCCCCATGCTCTCCAGGCTTGCAGGCTCCTGGTGAGCTCCCTGCCACCATGGATGGGGAGAGCCCCCTGATGCCCTCTGCTACCTTGCAGTGTGGGGATGTGAACAAAAGCATCGATGCTAAACCAGAAGCCGAATCATCAGTCATGGTGGGTGATGGCCCTCTTGAGCAAGAGGATGCTGTGCTCGTCAGCACACCCCTCCCCAAAATCTTGGAATTGGAGGCAATGCAGAATAACAGCACAGCAGGTGAAAAAGAGCCCACTGAAGGGGAAATGCCACCCGACCCAAACAGCTCAGACTCTGTCCCTTCCAAAGACAGTCTAGACAAGAAGCgaaagaaaggcaggagagcACTAGTGGCATCAGACCGGTGTCTCCGAAGCCAACAATCCCAGTCACCTGCCGAGGGCAGTGCTGAGGACTCTGGTTcttccagctctgtgcagcttcCTTGCCTTCAGATCAAATTCTCCAAGAGCCCTGGCGCTAAGCGGTTCAAGAGAGAAGTGCAGCTGGATGAGGCAGCATCTGTGCACTTCCCAAATGACTGCTTCCCCAATGTGCTGCTCAAAACCAGTGAGGGGCCAGGCATTGGCCAGGCTCCAGAGAGCATcgctgagcagcagccaggtgagGAGAATGGTGTCACTACCAGACAAACCTATAAAAGCATCTTAGCAAAAGAGactgctgcagagggagaaaattaCTCTAAAGATGACTCCTCTGCTAACAGCAGCCAAAGTCAACCGGGTGAGATGCTGGAAATCAGCATCCAGGCTGattctgagaagaaaaacattctccTCCCTCCAGAGAACAGTGTTCCTGCAAATGATGCTGAGCAAGTGGATGTGAAACCAGTCAATGCCAGTGCAAAGGACGAGGAGAGCTCTGACAGTGCCAGGGATCTGGACAAGCCAGTGAACTGTGAGCTGGTGACTGATCTGCCTCCAtgtcccagcagcagaggtggaaGCAAGCATCTTCCAGCAAAAACTGCAAAGCATAAAAAGGTTGCTCTGCAGTTTTATAACTTACGACATGCACCCGCACCTGTAGACAGTGCAAAAAAGAGCACACCAGGGAAGGAGTCTATGCAAGCAATCCCCAAACTGAGGGAAGAACACAGTTCAGGGAATGATGACTGCCCAGCACTGGAGGACATAGACATGGCTGACAGCAAACCAAAGTTCATGGAGTGGTGTGCTGAAGAGGAGAACCAGGAGCTCATTGCTGAGTTCAACACTCAGTACATGAAAATCCAGAAGGGCTGGattcagctggagaaggaggtCCAGCCAACCCCCAAGGTTAAGAACAAAGCTgacaaactgaaagagatttggaaaagcaagaaaagaacaCGGAAAAGCAGGGGCTCACTGGACGTGCAGAAGCTTTCTCCTGTGCAGATGCTGTTTATGAAGGCTTTTAAGCTGTCTGACATATGCCAGTGGTTTCTGGAGACAACTGAAACCAGGTCTCTAGTGATTGTGAAGAAACTCAACACGCGTCTCCCAGGGGAGATTCCCCCCCTGAAAGTCCCCATGCAGAAATATTCTTCCTCTAGTCTCTACCCCAGCTCACTACAAGCTGAACGTTTGAAAAAACATCTCAAGAAGTTCGCCGCCACTACCCCAGCTCGGAATAATCTGAAGAACCAAAAGCTTTGGGCCAAAATTCGTGAGAATGCTGATAAAGCAGAGGCTGAAGAAGCCACCACTCCCAACCAGACTTCTCCCACTGATGCCAGCACCAAGGAGCTGAGTGAAGACAAAACCATCCAGCCTGCCCTCAGCTTGCCCACGCAGGCCAGCACCAGGATCCTGCGCAAGTACTCCAATCTTCGGGGCAAGCTGCGAGCCCAGCAGCGCATGGTGaagacagagaagcagaatGATGGCCCAGGGGACCATCTGTCCCTGGAGAACAAGCAGAGCCGGAAGAGTGTGTGCATCAACCCCCTGATGTCTCCAAAGTTGGCCTTGCAGATcaaagctgctgcctttcctgctaAATCTCCCTCAGTGGATGGGACGGGGAAGGGGCGGAAGGGGAAGAGCAGGTCCCAAGAGGACTCCTTGCCCAAAGTTGACCTCCAGCTcagcaagaagaagaagatgCTGAAGGAGAGCAGAAGCACCCAGGAGCGATCCAGCTCCTCCACCAAGGACAAGCTGCCTGCCAAGAAGGCTACTAAAATAAAGCATTCAGAGGTCAGTGCAAAAGCTCCCGCCACCCGAAAGCAGGCTGCCATGGAGCGGAGCAATAAACTGGccagaaaaatgtctttgaaagagaagaaagtcccgaaaaagcagctggagaagatgCGGCTCCCCATAAGGAAGGGCAAGGAGAACACGAGCAGAcgggctgtgctgcctcccagTCACGAGGAGCTGTCCAAGTGCCCCAAGCAGAAGCCCCTGGGAGAGTCCTCCACACGGTCACAGAAGATGGCCAACAAGAAGCACAGCAGCGGGAAGACCCTGACAAGGTCCATGAAGAAGATGCAGGAGAACAATGTGTCTCAGGGCAAGAGGAAGCTGAGGGCAAAAGTGGACTGTTCGCACAGCAAACGATCACGACTGGACCCGAAATAG
- the LCOR gene encoding ligand-dependent corepressor isoform X2: MQRMIRQFAAEYTSKNSSTQDSSQPNSTKNQSLLKASLVASSPTAATAQNPVLSKLLMADQDSPLDLTVRKSQSEPSEQDGVLDLSTKKSPCAGSTSLSHSPGCSSTSGNGEDAAETIAIDSNNQPKSPLEKFMVRLCTHHQKQFIRVLNDIYTEVQPDSDSQQLSESEIMEASTCGSGCSQRSTENQDKGATCTESKLPSTLDPGQSGSDGPLYVTGQALKQPVELKSLDRAENSSPALRRDFCELPITRLRSASPKDSPTQEYLSTLNSSSLNFHHAAKTLEGQQAAGHEQEAGIRKCEDNKEQLAGKTLMEGYISVKVANVNGSEDSLDSCLGSQKSSFRALPEESWDPGFAVTPPRRADKENTLQCSSKASLHQDLDAKEQDVRPKQENHLHAVAKGKAGCHLHPADKGTLDKSKEGWLPTGAMPAAHRTPSGHPRAKTASLRSSRKSKKTSGLRINDYDNQCDVVYISQPITECHFETQRLVPSRRTARKSTRGYYFNGECCELPTVRTLVKSSRAEERVSSPALRTETLVSAKPPLVLSVEGSAGAGREGEKRVSLRLLAKVAPTSREMKERAELGSMQLRDTRALRSREAAVAMPFFSLSAPPSPQKEDSLASSLPPGSPPADGGGMTAGGTVTWEAGSSLGSSGDGSSSGQAADIAAFSVSKAHSEEEGCPGSDIQTVPDLSASPEPKSSSQPSATTDTTPLPCDGARDPALLLSSGAAELCGQCLAEPSPCSPGLQAPGELPATMDGESPLMPSATLQCGDVNKSIDAKPEAESSVMVGDGPLEQEDAVLVSTPLPKILELEAMQNNSTAGEKEPTEGEMPPDPNSSDSVPSKDSLDKKRKKGRRALVASDRCLRSQQSQSPAEGSAEDSGSSSSVQLPCLQIKFSKSPGAKRFKREVQLDEAASVHFPNDCFPNVLLKTSEGPGIGQAPESIAEQQPGEENGVTTRQTYKSILAKETAAEGENYSKDDSSANSSQSQPGEMLEISIQADSEKKNILLPPENSVPANDAEQVDVKPVNASAKDEESSDSARDLDKPVNCELVTDLPPCPSSRGGSKHLPAKTAKHKKVALQFYNLRHAPAPVDSAKKSTPGKESMQAIPKLREEHSSGNDDCPALEDIDMADSKPKFMEWCAEEENQELIAEFNTQYMKIQKGWIQLEKEVQPTPKVKNKADKLKEIWKSKKRTRKSRGSLDVQKLSPVQMLFMKAFKLSDICQWFLETTETRSLVIVKKLNTRLPGEIPPLKVPMQKYSSSSLYPSSLQAERLKKHLKKFAATTPARNNLKNQKLWAKIRENADKAEAEEATTPNQTSPTDASTKELSEDKTIQPALSLPTQASTRILRKYSNLRGKLRAQQRMVKTEKQNDGPGDHLSLENKQSRKSVCINPLMSPKLALQIKAAAFPAKSPSVDGTGKGRKGKSRSQEDSLPKVDLQLSKKKKMLKESRSTQERSSSSTKDKLPAKKATKIKHSEVSAKAPATRKQAAMERSNKLARKMSLKEKKVPKKQLEKMRLPIRKGKENTSRRAVLPPSHEELSKCPKQKPLGESSTRSQKMANKKHSSGKTLTRSMKKMQENNVSQGKRKLRAKVDCSHSKRSRLDPK, encoded by the coding sequence TGAGGATGCAGCAGAGACAATAGCAATAGACTCTAACAATCAGCCGAAGTCTCCACTGGAAAAATTTATGGTCAGACTGTGTACACATCACCAGAAGCAGTTCATCCGTGTGCTGAACGACATATACACTGAAGTACAACCAGACTCTGACAGCCAGCAGTTGTCTGAATCTGAGATCATGGAGGCCTCTACTTGTGGCTCTGGTTGTAGCCAGCGAAGCACTGAAAATCAGGATAAGGGTGCTACTTGTACTGAATCAAAGCTCCCTTCTACATTGGACCCAGGACAGTCAGGGTCCGATGGTCCCCTATATGTTACAGGACAAGCCCTGAAGCAGCCAGTGGAACTGAAGTCTCTGGACAGAGCAGAGAACTCCAGTCCTGCTTTGAGAAGGGACTTCTGCGAGCTCCCCATCACCAGGCTTCGCTCTGCTAGTCCAAAGGATAGCCCCACCCAAGAATACCTCAGCACGTTGAACTCTTCCTCTTTGAATTTCCATCATGCCGCAAAGACCCTGGAAGGGCAGCAAGCTGCTGGACATGAACAAGAAGCCGGTATCAGGAAGTGTGAGGATAATAAAGAGCAGCTAGCAGGTAAGACTCTCATGGAAGGTTATATCTCAGTCAAAGTGGCAAATGTGAATGGCAGCGAGGACAGCTTAGACAGCTGTCTGGGGTCCCAAAAGAGCTCTTTCAGGGCTCTGCCAGAGGAATCCTGGGATCCTGGCTTTGCAGTGACCCCCCCTCGCAGAGCCGACAAAGAGAACACTTTGCAATGCAGCTCGAAAGCATCTTTGCACCAGGACTTAGACGCAAAAGAACAAGATGTGAGACCAAAGCAAGAAAACCACCTGCATGCCGTGGCCAAGGGCAAGGCAGGCTGCCACCTGCATCCAGCCGACAAGGGCACACTCGACAAGTCCAAAGAGGGCTGGCTGCCCACTGGCGCCATGCCAGCTGCTCACCGGACCCCCAGTGGGCACCCCCGTGCCAAGACAGCCTCCCTCAGGTCCTCTCGGAAGAGCAAGAAGACATCGGGGTTGAGGATCAATGACTACGACAACCAGTGTGATGTGGTGTACATCAGCCAGCCCATCACCGAGTGCCATTTCGAGACCCAGCGGCTGGTGCCGTCCCGCAGGACGGCGAGGAAGAGCACGCGGGGGTATTACTTCAACGGGGAGTGCTGTGAGCTCCCCACTGTCCGCACGCTGGTTAAGAGCTCCCGGGCGGAGGAGAGGGTGAGCAGCCCGGCACTGCGAACAGAGACCCTCGTAAGTGCGAAGCCACCCCTGGTGCTGTCGGTGGAGGGGTCTGCAGGGGCAGGACGGGAGGGTGAGAAGAGGGTTTCCCTGAGGCTCCTGGCTAAAGTGGCACCAACCAGTCgagaaatgaaagagagagctgagctgggctccaTGCAGCTCCGGGATACCCGAGCACTTCGGTCGAGGGAAGCTGCCGTGGCCATGCcattcttctccctctctgctccaccCAGCCCCCAGAAAGAGGACAGCTTAGCCAGCTCACTGCCCCCTGGCTCCCCTCCTGCTGACGGAGGGGGGATGACAGCAGGAGGCACTGTCACCTGGGAGGCTGGCAGTAGCCTGGGCTCCTCtggggatggcagcagcagtgggcaggCTGCTGATATTGCTGCCTTTTCAGTCTCAAAAGCACACAGTGAGGAGGAAGGTTGTCCAGGCTCTGACATACAAACTGTTCCAGACCTCTCTGCCAGCCCAGAGCCAAAGTCCTCCTCACAGCCCTCTGCCACTACAGACACAACACCTCTGCCCTGTGATGGTGCCAGGGATCCTGCCCTGCTTCTAAGCTCAGgggctgctgagctctgtgggcAGTGTCTGGCAGAGCCCTCCCCATGCTCTCCAGGCTTGCAGGCTCCTGGTGAGCTCCCTGCCACCATGGATGGGGAGAGCCCCCTGATGCCCTCTGCTACCTTGCAGTGTGGGGATGTGAACAAAAGCATCGATGCTAAACCAGAAGCCGAATCATCAGTCATGGTGGGTGATGGCCCTCTTGAGCAAGAGGATGCTGTGCTCGTCAGCACACCCCTCCCCAAAATCTTGGAATTGGAGGCAATGCAGAATAACAGCACAGCAGGTGAAAAAGAGCCCACTGAAGGGGAAATGCCACCCGACCCAAACAGCTCAGACTCTGTCCCTTCCAAAGACAGTCTAGACAAGAAGCgaaagaaaggcaggagagcACTAGTGGCATCAGACCGGTGTCTCCGAAGCCAACAATCCCAGTCACCTGCCGAGGGCAGTGCTGAGGACTCTGGTTcttccagctctgtgcagcttcCTTGCCTTCAGATCAAATTCTCCAAGAGCCCTGGCGCTAAGCGGTTCAAGAGAGAAGTGCAGCTGGATGAGGCAGCATCTGTGCACTTCCCAAATGACTGCTTCCCCAATGTGCTGCTCAAAACCAGTGAGGGGCCAGGCATTGGCCAGGCTCCAGAGAGCATcgctgagcagcagccaggtgagGAGAATGGTGTCACTACCAGACAAACCTATAAAAGCATCTTAGCAAAAGAGactgctgcagagggagaaaattaCTCTAAAGATGACTCCTCTGCTAACAGCAGCCAAAGTCAACCGGGTGAGATGCTGGAAATCAGCATCCAGGCTGattctgagaagaaaaacattctccTCCCTCCAGAGAACAGTGTTCCTGCAAATGATGCTGAGCAAGTGGATGTGAAACCAGTCAATGCCAGTGCAAAGGACGAGGAGAGCTCTGACAGTGCCAGGGATCTGGACAAGCCAGTGAACTGTGAGCTGGTGACTGATCTGCCTCCAtgtcccagcagcagaggtggaaGCAAGCATCTTCCAGCAAAAACTGCAAAGCATAAAAAGGTTGCTCTGCAGTTTTATAACTTACGACATGCACCCGCACCTGTAGACAGTGCAAAAAAGAGCACACCAGGGAAGGAGTCTATGCAAGCAATCCCCAAACTGAGGGAAGAACACAGTTCAGGGAATGATGACTGCCCAGCACTGGAGGACATAGACATGGCTGACAGCAAACCAAAGTTCATGGAGTGGTGTGCTGAAGAGGAGAACCAGGAGCTCATTGCTGAGTTCAACACTCAGTACATGAAAATCCAGAAGGGCTGGattcagctggagaaggaggtCCAGCCAACCCCCAAGGTTAAGAACAAAGCTgacaaactgaaagagatttggaaaagcaagaaaagaacaCGGAAAAGCAGGGGCTCACTGGACGTGCAGAAGCTTTCTCCTGTGCAGATGCTGTTTATGAAGGCTTTTAAGCTGTCTGACATATGCCAGTGGTTTCTGGAGACAACTGAAACCAGGTCTCTAGTGATTGTGAAGAAACTCAACACGCGTCTCCCAGGGGAGATTCCCCCCCTGAAAGTCCCCATGCAGAAATATTCTTCCTCTAGTCTCTACCCCAGCTCACTACAAGCTGAACGTTTGAAAAAACATCTCAAGAAGTTCGCCGCCACTACCCCAGCTCGGAATAATCTGAAGAACCAAAAGCTTTGGGCCAAAATTCGTGAGAATGCTGATAAAGCAGAGGCTGAAGAAGCCACCACTCCCAACCAGACTTCTCCCACTGATGCCAGCACCAAGGAGCTGAGTGAAGACAAAACCATCCAGCCTGCCCTCAGCTTGCCCACGCAGGCCAGCACCAGGATCCTGCGCAAGTACTCCAATCTTCGGGGCAAGCTGCGAGCCCAGCAGCGCATGGTGaagacagagaagcagaatGATGGCCCAGGGGACCATCTGTCCCTGGAGAACAAGCAGAGCCGGAAGAGTGTGTGCATCAACCCCCTGATGTCTCCAAAGTTGGCCTTGCAGATcaaagctgctgcctttcctgctaAATCTCCCTCAGTGGATGGGACGGGGAAGGGGCGGAAGGGGAAGAGCAGGTCCCAAGAGGACTCCTTGCCCAAAGTTGACCTCCAGCTcagcaagaagaagaagatgCTGAAGGAGAGCAGAAGCACCCAGGAGCGATCCAGCTCCTCCACCAAGGACAAGCTGCCTGCCAAGAAGGCTACTAAAATAAAGCATTCAGAGGTCAGTGCAAAAGCTCCCGCCACCCGAAAGCAGGCTGCCATGGAGCGGAGCAATAAACTGGccagaaaaatgtctttgaaagagaagaaagtcccgaaaaagcagctggagaagatgCGGCTCCCCATAAGGAAGGGCAAGGAGAACACGAGCAGAcgggctgtgctgcctcccagTCACGAGGAGCTGTCCAAGTGCCCCAAGCAGAAGCCCCTGGGAGAGTCCTCCACACGGTCACAGAAGATGGCCAACAAGAAGCACAGCAGCGGGAAGACCCTGACAAGGTCCATGAAGAAGATGCAGGAGAACAATGTGTCTCAGGGCAAGAGGAAGCTGAGGGCAAAAGTGGACTGTTCGCACAGCAAACGATCACGACTGGACCCGAAATAG